From Candidatus Pedobacter colombiensis, one genomic window encodes:
- a CDS encoding cupin domain-containing protein, with translation MTHQEIMNAKTTGTKAPGSSNLGAVQEIVIHGDPSKPGLYTILLKVAANTKISAHHHPDDRVGTVVSGTWYFGYGDKFDKDKLKKLPVGSVYSEVQKQNHFAMTGNIPVIVEITGYGPSGVTFVNPKDDPKR, from the coding sequence ATGACACATCAGGAAATTATGAATGCAAAGACAACCGGGACAAAAGCTCCCGGATCTTCTAACTTAGGTGCCGTACAGGAAATCGTCATTCATGGGGATCCTTCCAAACCAGGTCTTTATACCATTTTATTAAAAGTGGCTGCCAATACGAAAATCTCTGCACATCATCATCCCGATGATCGGGTAGGTACTGTAGTGTCTGGGACCTGGTATTTCGGATACGGTGATAAATTTGATAAAGACAAATTAAAAAAACTACCGGTTGGAAGTGTTTACTCGGAAGTTCAAAAGCAAAATCATTTTGCAATGACAGGGAACATCCCGGTTATTGTTGAGATCACAGGATATGGCCCTTCGGGAGTAACTTTTGTAAACCCAAAAGATGATCCGAAAAGATAG
- a CDS encoding thioredoxin family protein, which translates to MKNYIIILLTFLSFSATAQIKTLTAGTTAPDIKLKNVDGKIVGFDDFPKAKGFVVVFTCNTCPYAQAYEQRIIALNAKSTPFGYPVIAVNPNDPELSKGNSFEKMKERAASKKYTFPYLFDPGQKITNLYGAAKTPHFFLVKKTDKGLVIEYTGALDDDPQEVNTTRTHYIEDAINELNAGKALTVISTKAIGCTVVRAKK; encoded by the coding sequence ATGAAAAATTACATTATTATCTTGCTGACATTTTTGTCGTTCTCTGCTACAGCGCAGATCAAGACGCTAACAGCTGGCACTACAGCTCCTGATATTAAACTTAAAAACGTAGATGGCAAAATAGTCGGCTTCGACGATTTTCCAAAAGCCAAAGGCTTTGTTGTTGTCTTTACGTGCAATACCTGCCCATATGCACAGGCTTATGAGCAACGGATCATTGCCCTAAATGCGAAATCAACACCCTTTGGCTATCCTGTGATTGCAGTTAATCCGAACGATCCTGAACTTTCAAAAGGGAACAGCTTTGAAAAAATGAAGGAAAGAGCGGCATCAAAGAAATATACTTTTCCATACTTGTTTGATCCGGGGCAGAAAATAACTAATCTTTATGGCGCAGCCAAAACGCCTCACTTTTTCCTTGTCAAGAAAACTGATAAAGGGCTTGTAATTGAGTATACCGGAGCATTGGATGATGATCCGCAGGAGGTAAATACAACCCGCACCCACTATATTGAAGATGCAATAAATGAACTGAATGCTGGCAAAGCCTTAACAGTTATCTCTACAAAAGCAATTGGTTGTACAGTAGTAAGGGCAAAAAAATAA
- a CDS encoding TlpA disulfide reductase family protein translates to MRKLQIVFLLMIITFCSFTVMGQTVKLLTLDQLDQRITKGGDTVYVINFWASWCAPCLKELPYFEKLSQTTRKDKVKVLLISLDFKSKLTSTVVPIVKSLKLKNEVYLLNENNQQAYIERIDKDWSGALPATLFINKVKSKRIFKEQEFTFQELINTYQQIK, encoded by the coding sequence ATGAGGAAATTACAAATTGTATTTCTACTAATGATAATTACCTTTTGCTCATTTACAGTAATGGGTCAGACGGTGAAACTGCTTACTTTGGATCAACTAGATCAGCGGATCACAAAGGGTGGGGATACCGTGTATGTGATTAATTTCTGGGCGAGTTGGTGTGCTCCTTGCCTGAAGGAATTACCTTACTTCGAAAAGCTGAGTCAGACCACTAGAAAAGATAAAGTAAAAGTCCTGCTGATCAGCCTGGATTTTAAATCCAAACTTACCAGTACTGTTGTTCCCATTGTAAAGAGTCTGAAACTAAAAAATGAAGTATATCTACTAAATGAAAATAATCAGCAGGCATACATTGAACGAATAGATAAAGACTGGTCAGGTGCTTTACCAGCTACATTATTCATCAATAAAGTAAAGAGTAAACGTATATTTAAAGAGCAGGAATTCACCTTTCAAGAATTAATTAATACCTATCAACAAATAAAATAG
- a CDS encoding gliding motility-associated C-terminal domain-containing protein has translation MKLRLILIFILLFQSYLAFSEIFVVTSNADNGAGTLREALTKAAANGNAEVDYINFNMPGNSIDDHTISILSELPEITSDIVIDASTQPGQEASVNHAKVIIDGSYTVYSQHNYHLFSINGVDRFELYGMVIKNFLYTFIGSPTSIVALDFSGINKNVTIGAPGKGNVIYNIYGINMDWRNVNSRNQIINLTLKNNFFGIKENGLDIATTVLTGIFSKRNHNVIIGGDTTEEGNLIYGSVEVNFADINELVTQNVSVLVKNNIFTANMNAERPGVTVSRNSIVHSFWADANLNHTGFVNIEVTDNVYGAGLGFRGLNNCNIRVSRNFFGTSRNRDTSLPIQSEAIRFYYVKGRVLVGGSSTAEGNVITNTSAFPVYPKQQFAISAEVSSTVELSHNILYCNPGIPFLYSNTGPFNKPLEVLLKEKTATYVAGTTKPGARVELYYTDPECTNCQPKRYFATVIASPLGNWRYDGIIESGVSVMASATVNQVTSEFSDPRIYMFPYNEPIFKITHQTCEGNKGKIQGAFTVNADKVEWLNEAEEVVGNTHDLENLAAGKYKLRANQFGCIIESEWVIVEDHRPQLSFNATAQLIHPSCGNPGSILSLFPNYFSTIQWLNENDEVKGTSRELIGVPPGAYTLRLTGPTGCVRDFGPYVLVNAAGPSIDQSTPNIKGSSCNTPTGYIKNIQVTGSGTLSYKWRDAAGAVVGSDKELLSVSAGLYTLEVKDESACPAMVSSPIIVHEINGITINTINKIQNKASCNNSNGSITGITVTGATDFEWLDAGGTVVASSLNLTDMPAGKYRLVASNAVCNKTSEELIIELAQSTRNYATTKISTPASCGLDNGKIEAIFTNDQPVSCFWKNNAGIIVGNSRILENQGAGPYNLYVIDDLGCEHFLQQYSIGNLVGVTINRGFENIQNDECGMGKGRIRAPGLSGGQLPYFYEWKDVGGRVLGSGAILDGIKAGVYQLTVGDALACSRQTISYTINNESGTLPAPVINDLKICAAGDALIQVLQPVNGKYLLYNEGGSVVDQNNTGTFKVNVGESQRFSVVLRQGSCESLASSCKVTIENDGIGKLANALSPNNDGVNDQWVIPGMQNYPEATVSIYNRYGNKVFESTGYKIPFNGRWNGSDLPIGTYYYIIDLKRGCGLQKGSLTLVR, from the coding sequence TTGAAATTAAGATTAATCCTCATATTTATTCTACTATTCCAAAGCTATTTAGCTTTTTCAGAGATATTTGTAGTAACTAGCAATGCAGATAATGGAGCGGGGACTTTAAGAGAGGCTTTAACAAAAGCGGCAGCCAATGGTAATGCTGAAGTTGATTACATCAATTTTAATATGCCAGGAAATTCTATTGATGATCATACCATAAGCATTTTATCAGAACTTCCCGAAATCACATCCGACATTGTAATTGACGCATCTACACAACCCGGGCAGGAAGCCTCTGTTAATCATGCAAAGGTGATTATAGATGGAAGTTATACTGTTTATTCACAGCATAATTATCATCTTTTTAGTATTAATGGTGTAGATAGATTTGAACTTTACGGTATGGTGATCAAAAATTTCTTATATACATTTATAGGATCACCTACGAGTATTGTGGCTTTGGATTTCTCCGGGATCAATAAGAATGTGACCATTGGTGCTCCTGGAAAAGGAAATGTAATTTATAATATTTACGGGATTAATATGGATTGGAGAAATGTTAATTCGCGTAATCAGATAATAAACTTGACTTTGAAGAATAACTTCTTTGGAATAAAAGAAAACGGGTTGGATATTGCTACTACCGTTTTAACTGGAATATTTTCCAAAAGAAATCATAACGTAATTATTGGGGGCGATACAACCGAAGAAGGGAATCTAATCTATGGCTCGGTTGAAGTCAACTTTGCCGATATAAATGAGTTGGTTACGCAAAATGTATCTGTACTGGTCAAGAATAATATCTTTACTGCAAATATGAATGCTGAGCGCCCTGGAGTAACTGTAAGCCGGAATTCTATTGTCCATAGCTTTTGGGCCGATGCCAACTTAAATCATACCGGATTTGTAAATATTGAGGTTACCGACAATGTATATGGTGCAGGTTTAGGGTTCCGGGGACTTAATAATTGCAACATCAGGGTAAGTCGTAATTTCTTTGGCACTTCGCGTAACCGAGATACAAGTTTGCCCATCCAATCTGAGGCTATTCGCTTTTACTATGTGAAAGGAAGGGTTCTGGTTGGCGGTTCCTCAACAGCCGAAGGCAATGTGATCACCAATACCAGCGCTTTTCCAGTTTATCCGAAACAGCAGTTTGCTATTTCTGCTGAGGTTTCATCAACTGTAGAGTTGAGCCATAATATTTTATATTGTAATCCGGGAATACCTTTTTTATATAGTAATACTGGGCCTTTTAACAAACCCCTGGAGGTATTATTAAAAGAAAAAACAGCAACTTATGTTGCGGGGACGACAAAACCAGGCGCCAGGGTTGAACTGTATTATACCGACCCCGAATGCACCAATTGCCAACCAAAGCGCTATTTTGCTACAGTAATCGCCAGTCCATTAGGCAACTGGAGGTACGATGGAATAATTGAATCAGGTGTGTCCGTGATGGCCTCGGCGACAGTAAACCAGGTCACTTCCGAATTTTCCGACCCAAGGATATATATGTTTCCTTATAATGAACCGATATTTAAAATAACGCATCAAACCTGCGAAGGTAACAAAGGCAAAATTCAAGGTGCCTTTACTGTCAATGCGGATAAGGTAGAATGGTTAAATGAAGCAGAAGAAGTAGTAGGGAATACTCATGATTTGGAGAACCTGGCAGCAGGTAAATACAAGTTAAGAGCAAATCAGTTTGGCTGTATTATAGAATCAGAATGGGTCATTGTAGAAGATCATAGGCCACAACTGTCTTTTAACGCAACAGCCCAACTGATCCATCCATCCTGTGGAAATCCAGGATCTATCCTAAGTCTCTTTCCAAATTATTTTTCGACTATACAATGGCTGAATGAAAATGATGAAGTAAAGGGGACAAGCAGAGAGTTAATTGGTGTGCCTCCAGGTGCTTATACTTTACGGCTTACCGGCCCAACTGGATGTGTTAGGGATTTTGGTCCTTATGTGCTGGTGAATGCTGCCGGCCCCAGTATTGACCAATCAACACCCAATATTAAAGGTAGCTCATGTAATACACCAACAGGTTATATTAAAAACATACAGGTTACCGGATCAGGAACCTTAAGCTACAAGTGGAGAGATGCTGCGGGGGCAGTGGTAGGATCTGATAAAGAGCTCTTAAGCGTATCTGCCGGACTGTATACCCTTGAAGTGAAAGACGAGAGTGCATGTCCGGCTATGGTATCGTCGCCCATAATTGTACATGAAATCAATGGTATTACCATTAATACAATCAATAAAATTCAAAATAAAGCCAGCTGCAATAATAGCAATGGTAGTATTACAGGTATTACCGTAACTGGTGCAACCGATTTTGAATGGTTGGATGCAGGTGGTACTGTTGTTGCCAGTTCATTAAACTTAACAGATATGCCAGCTGGCAAATATCGTTTGGTTGCTTCCAACGCAGTATGCAATAAAACCAGCGAAGAACTCATTATTGAACTGGCTCAATCCACCCGGAATTATGCAACTACAAAAATTAGCACACCTGCTAGCTGTGGTTTAGACAATGGAAAAATAGAAGCCATATTCACCAATGACCAGCCTGTTTCCTGCTTTTGGAAGAATAATGCAGGTATAATTGTGGGGAATTCCCGGATATTAGAAAATCAAGGAGCCGGGCCTTACAACCTTTATGTCATTGATGATCTGGGTTGTGAACATTTTTTACAGCAGTACAGCATTGGCAATCTGGTTGGGGTTACAATTAACAGAGGGTTTGAAAACATACAAAACGACGAATGCGGCATGGGAAAGGGCAGGATTAGAGCACCTGGTTTGAGCGGTGGGCAGCTCCCTTATTTTTATGAATGGAAAGATGTTGGCGGGCGTGTACTAGGATCAGGAGCTATATTGGATGGAATAAAAGCAGGTGTATACCAACTTACTGTAGGAGATGCACTGGCTTGCAGCAGACAAACCATTTCTTATACCATTAATAATGAAAGTGGAACCCTGCCTGCTCCAGTAATAAACGATTTAAAAATCTGCGCCGCCGGAGATGCACTGATTCAGGTTTTACAGCCGGTGAATGGGAAATACCTGCTTTACAACGAAGGAGGAAGCGTTGTCGATCAAAATAATACAGGCACATTTAAAGTAAATGTTGGAGAAAGCCAGCGTTTTAGCGTGGTGCTACGGCAGGGTAGTTGCGAAAGTCTGGCTTCAAGCTGCAAGGTTACTATAGAAAATGACGGCATAGGCAAGCTCGCTAATGCACTTTCTCCCAATAACGATGGTGTAAACGATCAGTGGGTAATACCGGGAATGCAGAACTATCCTGAAGCTACAGTAAGCATTTATAATCGTTATGGAAATAAGGTATTTGAATCTACAGGATATAAAATTCCATTTAATGGCCGATGGAATGGTAGCGATTTACCAATTGGCACCTATTATTATATTATTGATCTTAAAAGGGGCTGTGGTTTACAAAAGGGAAGTTTAACGCTTGTTCGTTAA
- a CDS encoding PAAR domain-containing protein gives MSIPHVGGPIIGPCVPTVLIGALPAAVVGDKCTCVGPPDTIVTGSATVMIGGMPAARMGDNCAHGGTILLGCVTVIIGG, from the coding sequence ATGTCTATACCTCACGTTGGAGGACCGATCATTGGGCCTTGCGTGCCAACTGTATTGATAGGGGCATTGCCGGCAGCAGTTGTTGGCGATAAGTGCACGTGTGTTGGGCCACCAGACACTATCGTTACAGGTTCTGCTACTGTAATGATAGGAGGTATGCCAGCCGCGAGGATGGGCGATAATTGTGCCCATGGAGGTACGATTTTACTGGGGTGTGTTACTGTGATAATAGGTGGGTAA